In Candidatus Dormiibacterota bacterium, the following are encoded in one genomic region:
- the boxB gene encoding benzoyl-CoA 2,3-epoxidase subunit BoxB yields MAGSIDYGERIPNNVDLANDRRLQRALESWQPKFLQWWQQMGPELPHRDVYLRTAVAVGREGWAHFDRVVLPEYRWGIFLAEREPGRTIGFGAHQGEPVWQQVPGEYRSELRRLIVIQGDTEPASVEQQRHLGMTAPSLYDLRNLFQINVEEGRHLWAMVYLLHAYFGRDGRDEAEALLMRNSGSSDAPRILGAFNEPTADWLAFFMFTYFTDRDGKFQLGTLKESAFDPLSRTCEFMLKEEAHHMFVGTTGVDRVVERTAQLMREHDTDDIRSHGGIPLDIIQRYLNFHFSVSLDLFGGETSSNVAAYFTAGLKGRWQETRRQDDHRLVDSMIAVDSVVDGRPGSIEVPAVTGLNQDLRREYVQDCENGLNRWNRILEEAGIERRLALPHQAFNRHVGAFAAIHATPAGEVLDDAEWERRRDEFLPSRADLDLVGSLMQPVHEPGKIAGWVAPPRVGINDHGFEYDYVRFG; encoded by the coding sequence ATGGCCGGCAGCATCGACTACGGCGAGCGTATCCCCAACAACGTCGACCTGGCGAACGACCGGCGGCTGCAGCGTGCCCTGGAGTCGTGGCAGCCCAAGTTCCTGCAGTGGTGGCAGCAGATGGGCCCGGAGCTGCCCCACCGCGACGTCTACCTGCGCACCGCGGTGGCGGTGGGACGGGAGGGCTGGGCGCACTTCGACCGGGTCGTGCTCCCCGAGTACCGCTGGGGCATCTTCCTCGCCGAGCGCGAGCCCGGGCGCACCATCGGCTTCGGTGCCCACCAGGGCGAGCCGGTCTGGCAGCAGGTGCCAGGCGAGTACCGCTCCGAGCTGCGCCGGCTGATCGTGATCCAGGGCGACACCGAGCCCGCCTCGGTGGAGCAGCAGCGCCACCTGGGGATGACCGCGCCCAGCCTCTATGACCTGCGCAACCTCTTCCAGATCAACGTCGAGGAGGGCCGTCACCTCTGGGCGATGGTCTACCTGCTCCACGCCTACTTCGGCCGCGACGGCCGCGACGAGGCGGAGGCGCTGCTGATGCGCAACTCCGGGAGCAGCGATGCCCCGCGCATCCTCGGCGCCTTCAACGAGCCCACCGCGGACTGGCTGGCGTTCTTCATGTTCACCTACTTCACCGACCGCGACGGCAAGTTCCAGCTGGGCACGCTCAAGGAGAGCGCCTTCGACCCGCTCTCGCGCACCTGTGAGTTCATGCTCAAGGAGGAGGCGCACCACATGTTCGTGGGCACCACCGGGGTCGACCGGGTGGTCGAGCGCACCGCCCAGCTGATGCGCGAGCACGACACCGACGACATCCGCAGCCACGGCGGCATCCCCCTCGACATCATCCAGAGGTACCTCAACTTCCACTTCAGCGTCTCGCTCGACCTCTTCGGCGGCGAGACCTCGAGCAACGTCGCCGCCTACTTCACGGCCGGGCTCAAGGGACGCTGGCAGGAGACCCGCCGCCAGGACGACCACCGGCTCGTCGACTCGATGATCGCCGTCGACAGCGTGGTCGACGGGCGGCCGGGCAGCATCGAGGTTCCGGCCGTGACCGGTCTGAACCAGGATCTGCGCCGCGAGTACGTGCAGGACTGCGAGAACGGCCTGAACCGCTGGAACCGCATCCTCGAGGAGGCGGGGATCGAGCGCCGGCTGGCGCTTCCCCACCAGGCCTTCAACCGTCATGTGGGCGCCTTCGCCGCAATCCACGCGACCCCCGCCGGCGAGGTGCTGGACGACGCCGAGTGGGAGCGCCGCCGCGACGAGTTCCTGCCCAGCCGCGCCGACCTCGACCTCGTCGGCTCGCTGATGCAGCCGGTGCACGAGCCGGGGAAGATCGCCGGCTGGGTGGCGCCGCCGCGGGTGGGCATCAACGACCACGGCTTCGAGTACGACTACGTGCGGTTCGGCTAG
- a CDS encoding DUF6158 family protein, which translates to MEGLPATELSDEELERQGAHAHATRNWVFLHGTAEQFRTHTDRMLELEQEYLRRHPKRTWQGSGGAAGEPPPGESLGDIDRALRMRNLLRQFTREMEELLAPAAAEPAPRTLGRREALLLARFESAPGGRLHKLEAHQAARELATDRRALAHLYTQHPPLLATDREHRQITPAGRAWLEDHRSLLGDGPA; encoded by the coding sequence ATGGAGGGTCTGCCCGCCACCGAGCTGAGCGACGAGGAGCTGGAGCGGCAGGGCGCGCACGCGCATGCCACCCGGAACTGGGTCTTCCTCCACGGCACCGCCGAGCAGTTCCGCACCCACACCGATCGGATGCTCGAGCTGGAGCAGGAGTACCTGCGCCGCCACCCCAAGCGAACCTGGCAGGGGAGTGGCGGCGCGGCCGGCGAGCCGCCGCCCGGCGAGTCGCTGGGCGACATCGACCGCGCCCTGCGGATGCGGAACCTGCTGCGGCAGTTCACCCGCGAGATGGAGGAGCTGCTCGCCCCCGCGGCCGCGGAGCCCGCGCCGCGCACCCTGGGGCGGCGCGAGGCGCTGCTGCTGGCCCGCTTCGAGAGCGCTCCCGGGGGCAGGCTCCACAAGCTCGAGGCCCACCAGGCGGCGCGCGAGCTCGCCACTGACCGCCGCGCCCTCGCCCACCTGTACACGCAGCATCCGCCGCTGCTCGCCACCGACCGCGAGCACCGCCAGATCACCCCCGCGGGGCGTGCCTGGCTCGAGGACCACCGCTCGCTGCTCGGCGACGGACCGGCCTGA
- the fdxA gene encoding ferredoxin: MPYVITSACIDTMDQSCVEECPVSCIYVGARKLYIHPDECIDCGACEPVCPVQAISQDRRVAPEETEFIADNRRFFAEVLPGRETVLGSPGGTSQSGDIGVDTPMVAAWG, translated from the coding sequence ATGCCCTACGTCATCACCTCCGCATGCATCGACACCATGGACCAGTCATGCGTCGAGGAGTGCCCGGTCAGCTGCATCTACGTGGGTGCCCGCAAGCTCTACATCCACCCCGACGAGTGCATCGACTGCGGCGCCTGCGAGCCGGTCTGCCCGGTGCAGGCGATCTCCCAGGACCGGCGGGTCGCCCCCGAGGAGACCGAGTTCATCGCCGACAACCGGCGCTTCTTCGCCGAGGTGCTGCCCGGCCGCGAGACCGTGCTGGGCAGCCCCGGCGGCACCAGCCAGAGCGGGGACATCGGCGTCGACACCCCGATGGTCGCCGCCTGGGGCTGA